One window from the genome of Ramlibacter henchirensis encodes:
- a CDS encoding tyrosine-type recombinase/integrase, whose product MQFDLAAAVKAIEDRPPSNHTLRELVQAFSAATAGDADLRLRKWLDAFGELPAWDVKADELQKAADAMRQAGYAPASVNRDLSALGSAYKWAKKNRLCPRGFVSPTTQISRSPEPIRRVHVEPAVIDAVRKLALIYPDARFGVYVSLLIDTGARKSELLRRYGRDLDLERCEVLAPVTKNGTPRVLMFRDSTSTLIRRVYKSIDPDRLLFEGRVRGQPINFRKAWEFVTREAGRPDLRMHDLRHVRAADLLRSGESVAVAAQVLGHDAAVLTRRYGHLETRALRQAQERSWAQAA is encoded by the coding sequence ATGCAATTTGACCTCGCTGCCGCCGTCAAGGCCATCGAGGATCGTCCCCCTTCCAATCACACCCTGCGCGAGCTGGTGCAGGCGTTCAGCGCCGCCACCGCTGGCGACGCCGACCTGCGCCTTCGCAAGTGGCTCGACGCCTTCGGCGAGCTGCCTGCGTGGGACGTGAAGGCCGATGAACTGCAGAAGGCCGCCGACGCCATGCGGCAGGCTGGCTACGCTCCAGCGTCCGTCAACCGGGACCTGTCGGCGCTCGGCAGCGCCTACAAGTGGGCCAAGAAGAACCGCCTGTGCCCGCGCGGGTTCGTCAGCCCCACGACGCAGATCAGCCGCTCGCCCGAGCCGATCCGCCGGGTGCACGTCGAGCCCGCCGTCATCGACGCGGTGCGCAAGCTGGCCCTGATCTACCCCGACGCGCGGTTCGGCGTGTACGTGTCGCTCCTGATCGACACCGGCGCGCGCAAGTCCGAGCTGCTGCGCCGCTATGGCCGTGACCTCGACCTGGAACGCTGCGAAGTCCTCGCCCCGGTGACGAAGAACGGCACGCCGCGCGTGCTGATGTTCCGCGACTCCACCTCGACGCTCATTCGCCGTGTCTACAAGAGCATCGACCCCGACCGGCTGCTGTTCGAGGGCAGGGTGCGCGGCCAGCCGATCAACTTTCGCAAGGCGTGGGAGTTCGTCACGCGCGAGGCGGGCAGGCCCGATCTGCGCATGCACGACCTGCGCCATGTGCGCGCCGCCGACTTGCTGCGATCTGGCGAGTCGGTGGCGGTCGCCGCGCAGGTCCTCGGTCACGATGCCGCCGTTTTGACGCGCCGCTACGGTCACCTCGAAACGCGCGCGCTCAGGCAGGCGCAAGAACGGTCGTGGGCGCAAGCTGCCTGA
- the fdx gene encoding ISC system 2Fe-2S type ferredoxin: MAVIRILPHPEYAPKGAEISAPAGTSICEALLDNGIKIEHACEMSCACTTCHVVVREGFNSLNEVDENEEDLLDRAWGLEPNSRLSCQAIVAQKDLVVEIPKYSINHAKEKH, from the coding sequence ATGGCCGTCATCCGCATCCTTCCGCATCCGGAGTACGCGCCCAAGGGTGCGGAGATCAGCGCGCCCGCGGGCACCTCGATCTGCGAGGCGCTGCTGGACAACGGCATCAAGATCGAGCACGCCTGCGAAATGAGCTGCGCCTGCACGACCTGCCACGTGGTCGTGCGCGAAGGCTTCAACTCGCTCAACGAGGTGGACGAGAACGAAGAAGACCTGCTCGATCGCGCCTGGGGCCTGGAGCCGAACTCGCGGCTTTCCTGCCAGGCCATCGTGGCGCAGAAGGACCTGGTGGTCGAGATTCCCAAGTACTCGATCAACCACGCGAAAGAAAAGCACTGA
- the dnaQ gene encoding DNA polymerase III subunit epsilon produces the protein MIAAMRQIVLDTETTGLSAETGDRIIEIGCVELVGRKLTGNNRHWYLNPERESHEDALKVHGITSEFLRDKPKFAAVADELLEYVGGAEIIIHNAAFDVGFLNKELELLGKPGFRNFVDNVIDTFAMAKEMYPGKRNSLDALCDRLGVDNSGRTLHGALLDAELLADVYINLTRGQEALLMDVSPQDAVAGIQTRVDLRQFTLPVLLASEQEAAAHEEMLAQLDKASGGKTLWRIQTRESGSAPVA, from the coding sequence ATAATCGCGGCCATGCGCCAGATCGTCCTCGACACCGAAACCACGGGCCTGTCCGCCGAGACGGGCGACCGCATCATCGAGATCGGCTGCGTGGAACTGGTGGGACGCAAGCTGACCGGCAACAACCGGCACTGGTACCTCAATCCCGAGCGTGAAAGCCACGAGGACGCGCTCAAGGTCCACGGCATCACCAGCGAGTTCCTGCGCGACAAGCCCAAGTTCGCGGCCGTCGCAGACGAACTGCTGGAATACGTCGGCGGCGCCGAGATCATCATCCACAACGCCGCCTTCGACGTCGGATTCCTGAACAAGGAGCTGGAGCTCCTGGGCAAGCCGGGCTTCCGCAACTTCGTCGACAACGTGATCGACACGTTCGCCATGGCCAAGGAGATGTACCCGGGCAAGCGCAACAGCCTCGACGCGCTGTGCGATCGCCTCGGCGTCGACAACTCCGGCCGCACGCTGCACGGCGCGCTGCTGGATGCCGAACTGCTGGCCGACGTCTACATCAACCTCACGCGCGGCCAGGAAGCACTGCTGATGGACGTGTCGCCGCAGGACGCCGTTGCCGGCATCCAGACCCGAGTCGACCTGCGGCAGTTCACGCTGCCCGTGCTGCTCGCCAGCGAACAGGAAGCCGCGGCCCACGAGGAAATGCTGGCGCAGTTGGACAAGGCCAGCGGCGGCAAGACGCTGTGGCGCATCCAGACCCGCGAGAGCGGCTCCGCGCCTGTGGCATAA